The Acidobacteriota bacterium DNA window CCGGGCCAAATCTTCGAGCACTTCGACCAGATCCTGCAGGATCGTGTCCCGATCGGCTCCTTCGTATTCCTCGGCGACGATATCGGCGATCTCGCCGACGGTCCGGCGGCCGTCCAGGAGCTCGAGGACCCTGATCGCCGTTTCGTTGACGACGAGGTTCCAGGCACCCCGCGGAACCACGACCAGACCGTCGTCCCCCAGGCGGGTGAAAGAGGCCTCGGGATGGGCCTCGTAGACGCGGTCCGCGACGCCGGCCGCGTCGCCGCTCGTGCTGTGGGGTTGGGTCATGGGGTCGTCCAGGGCGCCGCCGTCCGAATGAAACGCGGGCGGCCCTTCGATCCGGCCGCCCCGGCGGGCGCCGCGCCCGCCGTGCCGGGGAAGTATACGGCGGGGCCCCTGACCCGCCAACGCTCGCCCTCGACCGTCCGCCCTCGCCTCGGAAAGCGCGGAACGGGGCGCAAGCCGCGGGACGAAAGCGGAACGCCACGCCGCTCCCTCGCCCGGCAACCGTCGGCTCCGGGCCTACATTCGACCTCGTGAGCGATCGTCGGGCGGAAAGGAGACGGCAGTGGGCCGCGGCCGGCATCGCCGCGGCGATTCTCGCGGCCAGCCTTCTGACCTTCGGTCGCTACGTCCTGCCTCGGCGGTGGAGCCGGACACCGACACCCGCCGCTGCGGCCTCGCGCGGCTCGACCGAGCCGGGCCCCGCCGACCTCGAGCCGATCGATCGCACGTCGCGCCGGGTGAGCGCCGAGCGAGGCGGGGAACTCTCCGCTCCCGGGGGGCTCGCCCGCCTTCGCATTCCGCCCGGCGGACTGCCTCGCGATACGACCGTCACGATCGTGCGCTACCGGGATCACCACCCGGCCGATCTGACCGGCTTCGTCTACGACCTCAGACCGGAGGGCCTCCAGCTGACGAGACCGGCCCGTTTCGAGATGGCGCTTCCGCCGGGCGTGCAACCGGAGGAGGCGGAGATCGCCGTCTACGATCCGGCGACCGGCGCGTGGACCGCCGAGCCTGCCCAGGAACCGACCGAGGACGGGGATGGCCTCGCCGCCCGGCTGGCGCACTTCTCGCTCCGGCGCATCCGGATCCGCCCCGGGATGAACTTCCCCTACGACCCGCACCGGGGGCGTGCGACCTTCTATCTCGAGTCGGACGCGGGGAACACCTTCGAGCGATACATCGAGGGACGCTGGCGCGCCGTCCGCCGCCGGACGCGCGCCTATCGCGACCTGATGCGCCTCCAGCGCGCCGGGCGTCACGAGCTGATCCTCTCCGGCCGCCTCCGCGCGGTGACCGGACCCCGCCCGCGGCCCGAAGTGTTCGAGGACGAGCGCCGGACGGTGGCGATGCCGGCCGGAGTTCCGGAGGCGAGGACCGGCTGGGTGAGGGTCCGCCGTCTCGATGCGGCGGGGCGGCCGACCGGTCAGGAGGTCGTCGCCCGCGTCAACGACTACGGGCCCGGCCCGGAGCCCCGCCGGGCCGGAGTGATCGTGGATCTGAGCCGCGCCGCGGCCGAGGCCCTGGGCCTCGTCTGGGGCCGTGACTTCGGCCTCGCGGAGGACAACCCGAACCTGGCCTGGATCCGGCTCGACGACCCCGCGACCGGGCGCCGCCTCCGCTATGTCCCCGTCGCGGTCGAGGCCTACGATCCGCGCCCTCCCCGGGCGCACCGCTGCCGGCTGTGGTGAAGCTCAGGATCCGCCCGCCAGCGACTCGACGATCGCCCGGGCCTTCGCCCGGCCGACCGCGCGCGCGAGGGCCTCGAAACCGGCGCGCCGGATCCCCTCCACCGAACCGAACTGTTCGAGCAGCCGCCTGGCCGTGACCGGCCCCACTCCCGGGACCTTGAGGAGGGGGGAGTCCAACGTCCGGCGCGAGCGGGCGCGCCGATGCTGCCGGAGAGCGAAGCGGTGCGCTTCGTCGCGCACCTGCTGGATCAGGTGAAGCGCCGGATCGTCCCGTCCGAGGAGCAGCGGCTGCCCCCCGGAATCGACGAAGATCTCCTCTTCCCTCTTCGCGATCGACGCGATCGGCAGGTCCCCCAGGTCGAGAGCCGCGAGCGCTTCCCGGGCGGCGGCGAGTTGACCGCGGCCGCCGTCGATGAGAACGAGATCCGGAAGCCGCTTGCCTTCGCGGGCGAGGCGGCCGTACCGCCGGGTGACGACCTCGCGCACGGCCGCGTAGTCGTCGCCGCCCGCCGCCGAGCGGATCCGGTAGCTCCGGTAGTCCGACTTGCGCGGCCGGCCCCCCTCGAAGACCACCACCGAGGCCCGCGGCTCGCTCCCAGCGAGGTGGCTGACGTCGATGCCCTCGATCCGATAGGGAGGCTCGGGAAGGCCGAGCAGATCCCTGATCTCCTCGAGCACCTGAACCCCGAACACGTGGCGGGCACGGAACCTCGCCTCGAAGGCGAGCTTCGCGTTTCGCGCCACCAGATCGAGCAGGCGCCGGCGCTCGCCCCGCGTGGGAGCCCGCAGGCGAACCGGGCCGCCGCGCCTTTGCCCGAGGAAGGTGCGGATCAGCTCCGGTTCGCCGGGCAGCCGCGGCAGGACCACCTCGGGCGGCGGCTCTTCGGCCGAATAGAACTGCGGGAGAATCTCGTCGTACAGCCGCTCCGGCTCGGGCGCGTTCGACAGGGTGAACTCCCGGCGCCCAACGACACGACCCTCGCGCATCCGGAACAACTCGACGGCCGCCTGGTCACCCTCCCGGTACTCGGCCCAGAAGTCGGCCGCTTCGAGCCCGACCGAGGCCATCTGCTGCCGCTCGGCCAGCCGCTCGAGCGACGCGAGCATGTCGCGGTACCGCGCGGCCGCCTCGAAGCGGAGCTCGCGGCTCGCCGCTTCCATGCTGCGCCGCAGGCGTTCGGAGAGCTCCCGGTCGCGACCTTCCAGAAACAACCGGACCTGGGCCACGCGCTCGGCGTACTCGGCCGGATCCGCTTTCCCGGCGCAGGGCGCCAGGCACTGGTCGAGGTGGTAGTACAGGCAGGGCCGTTGTTTTCCGTCGAAACGGACGCGGCAGTTGGCCACCTGGAAAAAGCGCGGAATCATGCGCAGCGTCCGCCACGCGTGGCTCGCGGGCAGGAACGGCCCGAAGTAGGCGTGGCCGTCGGCCCGCGGGCGGCGCACGAGCACCACGCGCGGGAACCGATCGCCGACGGTCAATTTCAGGTATGGAAAATTCTTGTCGTCACGCAGGAGAACGTTGTACCGGGGGCGATGTTCCTTGATCAGGTTGTTCTCGAGGATCAGCGCCTCGAGCTCCGAGCCGGTGACGATCACGTCCACCGACCGCGCTTCCGCCACCATCGCCGCCACCTTGGGCGGATGCTGGGCTCCCGGCTGGAAATAGGAGCGGACCCGCGATCGGAGAGACCGCGCCTTCCCCACGTAGATCACTTCCCCTTGCGCTCCCCGGAACCGGTAACAACCCGGCTCTTTCGGCAGAGCGTCGAGCTGTTCCCTCAGCGAAAGCGGCGGTCCTCCGGAGGAATCCCGCACCTGCCCCGATCCGCTCACGCGACGGTCACCCTCCGCTCCCGTTCCCGGAGCACCGCGATCCTGTCCCGGAGCTCGGCCGCCCGCTCGAACTCCAGCTCAGCCGCGGCAGCGAACATTTCGCGCTCGAGTTCCTTGATCCTGCGCGCGATCTCCTCCAGCGACATTTCTTCCTCTTCCTCTTCCGGAGCCGCCGGAATCGTGACGTAGTCGCGCTCGAAGACCGACCCGAGGACATCGTCGATCGACTTGACGATCGTCTCCGGCGTGATGCCGTGTTCCTCGTTGTAACGCTGCTGCTTCGCGCGCCGCCGGTTCGTCTCGTCGATCGCCCGCTTCATGCTGTCGGTGATCCGGTCGGCGTAGAGGATCACCCGGCCGTGGACGTTGCGGGCGGCGCGCCCGATCGTCTGGATCAGGGCGGTCTCCGACCGCAGGTATCCCTCCTTGTCCGCGTCCAGCACCGCGACCAGCGACACCTCCGGGAGATCGAGGCCTTCCCGCAGCAGGTTCACCCCGACCAGTACGTCGAAAGCCCCGCGACGCAGGTCCCGCAAGATCCGCACGCGCTCGAGAGTCACGACATCGGAGTGCAGATAGCACACGCGAACGCCGACCTCGCGATAGTGATTCGTCAGCTCCTCCGCCATCCGCTTCGTCAGTGTCGTCACCAGGACGCGCTCGTTCCGGGCCGCCCGCTTCCTCACCTCCTCGAGCAGATCGTCGACTTGGCCCGTCAGCGGGCGGACCTCGACGACCGGGTCGAGCAGCCCCGTGGGGCGTACCACCTGCTCGACCACGCGGCCGCCGGTAAGCTGAAGCTCGTACGGGCCCGGCGTCGCCGAGACGAAGATCGTGCGTGGCCGAATGGCTTCGAACTCCTCGAAGGTCAGCGGCCGGTTGTCGAGCGCGGACGGTAGCCGGAAACCCCACTCGACCAGTGTTTCCTTCCGCGACCGGTCACCCCGATACATGGCGCGGATCTGCGGAATCGTCTGGTGGGACTCGTCGATGATCAGCAGCGCATCGTCCGGCAGGTAGTCCATCAGCGTCGGCGGTGGCTCGCCGGGCGCCCTTCCGGTGAGGTGCCGCGAGTAGTTCTCGATCCCGTGGCAGTAGCCGACCTCCTGGATCATCTCCAGATCGAACAGGGTCCTCTGGGCCAGGCGTTGCGCCTCGAGCTGCTTGCCGGCAGCCCGGAGCTCGGCCACGCGCGCGTCGAGCTCTTCGCGGATCGCGCGGATCGCACGCTCCACCTGTTCGCGCGGCGTGACGTAGTGGGAGTTCGGATACACCGGGACCCGCCGGAGGTCCTCGAGACGCACCGCCCTCAGTGGATCGATCCGCCGGATCGTATCGATCTCGTCTCCGAAAAAGCAGACCCTCAGCGCCGTATCGTCGTACGCCGGCCAGATGTCGACCGTGTCCCCGCGAACCCGAAACGAT harbors:
- a CDS encoding PqqD family protein — its product is MTQPHSTSGDAAGVADRVYEAHPEASFTRLGDDGLVVVPRGAWNLVVNETAIRVLELLDGRRTVGEIADIVAEEYEGADRDTILQDLVEVLEDLARRGAVRRAGP
- the uvrC gene encoding excinuclease ABC subunit UvrC, whose translation is MSGSGQVRDSSGGPPLSLREQLDALPKEPGCYRFRGAQGEVIYVGKARSLRSRVRSYFQPGAQHPPKVAAMVAEARSVDVIVTGSELEALILENNLIKEHRPRYNVLLRDDKNFPYLKLTVGDRFPRVVLVRRPRADGHAYFGPFLPASHAWRTLRMIPRFFQVANCRVRFDGKQRPCLYYHLDQCLAPCAGKADPAEYAERVAQVRLFLEGRDRELSERLRRSMEAASRELRFEAAARYRDMLASLERLAERQQMASVGLEAADFWAEYREGDQAAVELFRMREGRVVGRREFTLSNAPEPERLYDEILPQFYSAEEPPPEVVLPRLPGEPELIRTFLGQRRGGPVRLRAPTRGERRRLLDLVARNAKLAFEARFRARHVFGVQVLEEIRDLLGLPEPPYRIEGIDVSHLAGSEPRASVVVFEGGRPRKSDYRSYRIRSAAGGDDYAAVREVVTRRYGRLAREGKRLPDLVLIDGGRGQLAAAREALAALDLGDLPIASIAKREEEIFVDSGGQPLLLGRDDPALHLIQQVRDEAHRFALRQHRRARSRRTLDSPLLKVPGVGPVTARRLLEQFGSVEGIRRAGFEALARAVGRAKARAIVESLAGGS
- the uvrB gene encoding excinuclease ABC subunit UvrB; the encoded protein is MGDAPFRLVSEFEPAGDQPQAIEQLVAGLEEGRRDQVLLGVTGSGKTFTMAHVIARAGVPTLVIAHNKTLAAQLFQEFRRFFPDNAVEYFVSYYDYYQPEAYVPQTDTYIEKESTINDEIDRMRHSATRSLFERRDVIIVASVSCIYGLGSPEAYHGMLVLLERGAAFGRDTLLRRLVEIQYERTAGDLRPGSFRVRGDTVDIWPAYDDTALRVCFFGDEIDTIRRIDPLRAVRLEDLRRVPVYPNSHYVTPREQVERAIRAIREELDARVAELRAAGKQLEAQRLAQRTLFDLEMIQEVGYCHGIENYSRHLTGRAPGEPPPTLMDYLPDDALLIIDESHQTIPQIRAMYRGDRSRKETLVEWGFRLPSALDNRPLTFEEFEAIRPRTIFVSATPGPYELQLTGGRVVEQVVRPTGLLDPVVEVRPLTGQVDDLLEEVRKRAARNERVLVTTLTKRMAEELTNHYREVGVRVCYLHSDVVTLERVRILRDLRRGAFDVLVGVNLLREGLDLPEVSLVAVLDADKEGYLRSETALIQTIGRAARNVHGRVILYADRITDSMKRAIDETNRRRAKQQRYNEEHGITPETIVKSIDDVLGSVFERDYVTIPAAPEEEEEEMSLEEIARRIKELEREMFAAAAELEFERAAELRDRIAVLRERERRVTVA